From the Lolium rigidum isolate FL_2022 chromosome 2, APGP_CSIRO_Lrig_0.1, whole genome shotgun sequence genome, one window contains:
- the LOC124688614 gene encoding 18.6 kDa class III heat shock protein-like — MAELLFAPAVTGLLHLPEVLDRLAAADSDQRGNAHHHHAAHGHGQHRAHGVGAGGGAPVDIVETPGEYAFLLDVPGLSKSDIQVTLEEDNVLVMKSVNANGNGTGAGKRKRDDEEGDCKYIRLERRASPRSFVRKFRLPEDADAGGVTARCENGVLTVTVKKQPPQEKKPKSVQVAIA, encoded by the exons aTGGCTGAGCTGCTGTTCGCGCCCGCCGtgaccggcctcctccacctgccGGAAGTTCTGGACCGACTCGCCGCCGCGGACAGTGACCAGCGCGGCAAcgcccaccaccaccacgcggCGCACGGGCATGGACAGCATCGCGCACACGGCgtcggtgctggcggcggcgcgccTGTGGACATCGTGGAAACCCCCGGCGAGTACGCCTTCCTGCTCGACGTCCCCGGCCTCTCCAAGTCCGACATCCAG GTgactctggaggaggacaacgtgcTGGTGATGAAGAGCGTTAACGCCAACGGCAACGGCACCGGCGCGGGGAAGCGGAAGCGGGACGACGAGGAGGGAGACTGCAAGTACATCCGGCTGGAGCGGCGCGCGTCGCCGCGGTCGTTCGTGCGCAAGTTCAGGCTGCCGGAGGACGCGGACGCGGGCGGCGTCACCGCGCGCTGCGAGAACGGCGTGCTCACCGTCACCGTCAAGAAGCAGCCGCCGCAGGAGAAGAAGCCCAAGTCCGTCCAGGTCGCCATCGCGTGA